A single region of the Streptomyces sp. NBC_01803 genome encodes:
- the drmD gene encoding DISARM system SNF2-like helicase DrmD — MLNENDLFAQNAALPTVGQLVTVRNRNWVATAVERSSIAVEEPGSPLLGEAQHLVSLVSVDGDAGDEELRVLWELEPGAATREQHALPSPMRGFDEPAKLDAFLDAVSWGSVATADKTLLQAPFRSGVKPEDYQLDPVVRALQMPRTNLLIADDVGLGKTIEAGLVMQELMLRHRARTMLIVCPASLTLQWRDEMRDKFGLTFKIVDAELLKELRRSRGLYANPWTHYPRLIVSIDWLKRDRPLALLRPILPSVPQYPRTFDLLVVDEVHTCAPSGTGKYAVDSQRTAAIKILAPHAEHRLFLSATPHNGYLESFTALLALLDNHRFARTLAPSEEAKAQVMVRRLKRELPPKWDGSPRFPERDLDHPLEVAYDAVTRDAYAKLDQYAQSRREIISGQMALKGTAPNRAADFVVTLLKRRFLSSPKAFASTVEAHLKTMTAWEQGGDAERVYDRGAHSVAEKVLAAMLGQLDETAEDDAAYEEAAKQALATARRFVPPLSPAERKLLEELRDWGLQHSDKADGKFTSFLGWLREIVQPQGADDVNARWDGERVIVFTEYRDTQRWLHERLISAGVPNEAIAQLYGGQDRDERERVKNVFQDSPDADPVRILLATDSASEGINLQNHCHRVLHWEIPWNPNRLEQRNGRVDRHGQNAAKVEIVHFVPRGWDQSREEETGFAEGTLEDAMAFLGVAVRKVEQIRTDLGSAGEVIASQVEQKMLGKRTNWQTTDKEIQRRAGKAVLKIRRDLAHDLQQAQDQLTQTRTELNLNPETIERVVRTALRLAHNKDLIDTPSPRGVKARCFRLPDLKEGWAQARNDGLRHPVSGKERPVTFDQDYAGRNDVVLLHLNHRLVDLCLRLLRAELWSQGEHGAHLTRVTARIVPGDLLRNPAVIAHGRVVLTGNRGVRLHEQIALAGGAIEQGKLTVEKDPAVLERWLAAASQDAPPPELLDRLAGLWGMLETPLGKALATASNKIARKQGKILDKRCEEDVKAMRAVLSELERNIREALKSDPLWRQDTLFTVEAERDQLKKDQAELEERLAAIPEQIENETKVLRHRYADPVARRFPVAVTFLVPAFLTVGATSHQAGR, encoded by the coding sequence TACGTAATCGGAATTGGGTGGCCACGGCGGTGGAACGCTCCTCGATCGCGGTTGAGGAGCCAGGCAGCCCGCTGCTCGGCGAGGCACAGCACCTAGTCTCCTTGGTTTCCGTGGATGGCGATGCCGGGGATGAGGAGCTGCGCGTCCTATGGGAGCTTGAGCCCGGCGCGGCGACCCGCGAACAGCACGCCCTGCCATCGCCGATGCGCGGTTTCGACGAGCCGGCGAAGCTGGACGCGTTCCTGGACGCGGTGAGCTGGGGCTCGGTGGCGACAGCGGACAAGACGCTGCTGCAGGCCCCGTTCCGTTCCGGGGTCAAGCCTGAGGATTACCAGCTCGACCCCGTGGTGCGGGCGCTGCAGATGCCGCGCACGAATCTGCTGATCGCGGATGACGTCGGCCTCGGTAAGACCATTGAGGCGGGTCTGGTGATGCAGGAGCTCATGCTGCGTCACCGGGCGCGCACGATGCTGATCGTGTGCCCGGCGTCGCTCACACTGCAGTGGCGCGATGAGATGCGCGACAAGTTCGGCCTCACTTTCAAGATCGTGGATGCGGAACTCCTCAAGGAGCTGCGAAGGTCTCGTGGCCTGTACGCGAACCCATGGACGCACTACCCACGGCTGATCGTCTCGATCGACTGGCTCAAGCGGGATCGGCCCCTGGCGCTGCTGCGCCCGATCCTGCCATCGGTGCCCCAGTATCCGCGCACCTTCGATCTCCTCGTGGTCGACGAGGTACACACCTGCGCGCCCTCGGGTACAGGGAAGTACGCGGTCGATTCGCAGCGCACGGCCGCGATCAAGATCCTTGCCCCGCACGCCGAGCATCGGCTGTTCCTGTCGGCGACTCCGCACAATGGCTACCTGGAATCCTTCACCGCGCTGCTGGCCCTGCTCGACAACCACCGCTTCGCCCGTACCCTGGCCCCGTCGGAGGAGGCCAAGGCTCAGGTGATGGTGCGTCGGCTGAAGCGGGAGCTGCCGCCAAAGTGGGACGGCAGCCCTCGGTTCCCGGAACGCGACCTCGACCACCCCCTGGAGGTCGCTTATGACGCCGTCACCCGTGACGCTTACGCGAAGCTCGACCAGTACGCACAGTCGCGCCGGGAGATCATCTCCGGGCAGATGGCCCTGAAGGGGACCGCACCGAACCGGGCTGCGGACTTCGTCGTGACGCTGCTCAAGCGCCGCTTCCTTTCCAGCCCGAAGGCATTCGCCAGCACCGTCGAGGCTCACCTGAAGACGATGACTGCGTGGGAACAAGGGGGTGACGCGGAGCGGGTCTACGACCGGGGAGCGCATTCGGTCGCGGAGAAGGTTCTCGCGGCGATGCTGGGGCAGCTGGACGAGACCGCCGAGGACGACGCCGCCTACGAGGAAGCGGCGAAGCAGGCCCTGGCTACAGCCCGCCGGTTTGTCCCGCCGCTCTCTCCAGCCGAGCGGAAGCTGCTGGAGGAACTGCGTGATTGGGGTTTGCAGCACTCGGACAAGGCCGATGGCAAGTTCACCTCATTCCTCGGCTGGCTGCGTGAGATCGTGCAGCCGCAGGGTGCCGACGATGTGAATGCGCGTTGGGACGGCGAGCGCGTCATCGTGTTCACCGAGTACCGCGACACCCAGCGCTGGCTGCACGAACGGCTGATCAGTGCCGGGGTCCCGAACGAGGCCATCGCGCAACTCTACGGCGGCCAGGACCGCGACGAGCGCGAGCGCGTCAAGAACGTCTTCCAGGACTCCCCGGACGCCGACCCGGTGCGGATCCTGCTTGCCACAGACTCGGCGAGCGAGGGCATCAACCTGCAGAACCACTGCCACCGGGTGCTGCATTGGGAAATCCCATGGAACCCGAACCGCCTTGAACAGCGCAACGGCCGCGTGGACAGACATGGGCAGAACGCCGCGAAGGTCGAGATCGTTCACTTCGTGCCCCGCGGCTGGGACCAGAGCCGCGAGGAGGAAACCGGGTTTGCCGAAGGCACCTTGGAGGACGCGATGGCGTTCCTCGGTGTCGCGGTGCGCAAGGTCGAGCAGATCCGCACCGACCTCGGCAGCGCCGGAGAAGTGATCGCCAGCCAGGTCGAGCAGAAGATGCTCGGCAAACGTACCAACTGGCAGACCACCGACAAGGAAATCCAACGCCGAGCCGGCAAGGCCGTACTGAAGATCCGACGGGATCTGGCGCACGACCTGCAGCAGGCGCAGGACCAGCTCACCCAGACCCGCACTGAGCTGAACCTGAACCCGGAGACGATCGAACGAGTGGTGCGCACCGCGCTGCGCCTGGCCCACAACAAGGACCTGATCGACACCCCATCGCCCAGGGGCGTGAAGGCGCGCTGCTTTCGACTCCCGGATCTGAAGGAGGGGTGGGCGCAGGCCCGTAACGACGGCCTGCGGCACCCGGTGAGCGGCAAGGAGCGCCCGGTCACCTTCGACCAGGACTACGCCGGGCGCAACGACGTCGTGCTGCTGCACCTGAACCATCGCCTGGTCGACCTGTGCCTGCGTCTGCTGCGCGCCGAGCTGTGGTCCCAGGGCGAACACGGCGCGCACCTGACCCGCGTCACCGCCCGGATCGTGCCCGGCGACCTGCTGCGCAACCCGGCGGTGATCGCACACGGCCGCGTCGTGCTCACTGGGAACCGCGGCGTGCGCCTGCACGAGCAGATCGCCCTGGCCGGCGGCGCGATCGAACAGGGCAAGCTGACCGTGGAGAAGGACCCAGCGGTCCTGGAGCGTTGGCTCGCCGCAGCGTCGCAGGACGCGCCGCCACCCGAACTCCTCGACCGGCTCGCCGGGCTGTGGGGAATGCTGGAGACCCCGCTCGGCAAGGCCCTGGCGACCGCGTCCAACAAGATCGCGCGCAAGCAAGGGAAGATCCTGGACAAGCGCTGCGAAGAGGACGTCAAGGCGATGCGGGCGGTGCTGTCCGAACTGGAACGCAACATCCGGGAAGCCTTGAAGTCGGACCCGCTCTGGCGCCAGGACACGCTGTTCACTGTCGAGGCGGAACGCGATCAGCTCAAGAAGGACCAAGCGGAACTGGAGGAACGCCTCGCCGCCATTCCGGAACAGATCGAGAACGAGACCAAGGTCCTGCGCCACCGCTACGCCGACCCGGTCGCCCGCCGCTTCCCTGTCGCGGTCACATTCCTCGTTCCCGCCTTCTTGACCGTAGGTGCTACTTCACACCAGGCAGGCCGCTGA
- a CDS encoding Eco57I restriction-modification methylase domain-containing protein, whose translation MAARTRFPKSGQQTPIEQHAEWLNLLRPDGPFLSAKILAEAFPQGLDVVESSLRARLRQAWAELKADPAVLCSAWQHLVLEELLGYRGQALRHGSMLPRELAGRPGTHPDALLMGPADPTSGLPGAAERALIYRRPWDEPLTRAMKGMPSLAEQAAELCRRRAVPLALLTNGRLWVLVHARPAAPTSVAVFDADTWSEEPLLLRALASLLGVRCAAIAPKSRDGEDTDSLAALFTRTADDTTAVTKTLGNQVREAVELLVSELSRLNREADGTVLEGVAPRTVYRAALTVMMRIVFLLYAEEQDLLPAGDELYADSYSVTKLYDRLDQDDAAIADRWQAAWPTLLATFRAIHGGARHPDMWIPAYGGSLFDPTRFSWLERLKVTDRVVFAMLDALIKLKRTTSAGKVTSTERLSYKSLDVEQIGHVYEGLLEHSAVLLGETHLGLKGKAGLDAKLTDLETWHGTGRLDTEVPKLAGLTAKQFATALATEPASADLGKLDAACDNDPALAARVRPFFGLLRTDLRDEPIIHPAGTVIVTRVGDRRDQGTHYTPRSLAEEVVLHTLDPLCFSPGSPEGIPRPADGTQPAEWAVRPASELLALKVLDPAMGSGAFLVSACRYLSERVVEAWDRDGLPEAVATRLSEQRENRDALLLEARRMVADRCLYGVDIDEMAVELAKLSLWLVTLAKGRPFNFVDHALRCGDSLIGCLTADQIEAFHLVPSDGRRINARLTGEIDKVTGPLLSQAAELRRDIEAHEVIDIRDAREKAKKLGEAEALTERLRLAADAVVAAKLSTATTKSDDAYNDRLGSIADLVEQALLGDKEAATRARTIIDGWLLGPNAGSRTVPLRPLHWPLEFPEIVADPVRGGHRFDAVVGNPPFSGGNQLSGRIGKDAHEYVGQIVADGHTEGGQVDLVAYFLLRELTLMPSGRLGMIATKTIGQAGTRKVGLARVESQDRSIYRAIKSQPWPGGAAVHVALVWVGKMGGKEQTVLDGTVVLEIDSSLTRPSRVVGEPHTLATFAGQSSQGCKTTGTGFLLEPAAAQALIAKDERNAKVIFPYLINNEVNNQPDSSATRWAIDFNDMPEEEARKYPDAFSILDERVRPGRQRKKPDGSFQLRNPLPQRWWQYEEKRPTLRVTIAEYERVLVIGMHSKYGLPSIVPNGQVFSHSLCIFYTSDVTAMLALLTSAWHFNWWTVKGESTMKSDPRYTPSDGFDTFPQPEITSRIRAAGEELDTYRRHVQLTRIPQLGMTDLYNEVHNPENRDSDIQRLREIHIEIDEAVSESYLAHPLAAQFGWTPLILNHDFHETTHGLRWNVDPDIQIEMNDRLLELNHALYADEVRRGLHNRKGSAKPKKAVGPKETPDDALF comes from the coding sequence ATGGCAGCACGCACCCGTTTCCCGAAGTCCGGGCAGCAGACCCCAATCGAACAGCACGCCGAGTGGCTCAACTTGCTACGCCCAGACGGCCCGTTCCTGTCCGCGAAGATCCTCGCCGAAGCGTTCCCGCAGGGTCTTGACGTCGTCGAGAGCTCCCTGCGCGCCCGCCTCCGGCAGGCATGGGCCGAACTCAAAGCCGATCCGGCGGTGCTGTGCTCCGCCTGGCAGCACTTGGTCCTGGAGGAACTGCTCGGCTACCGCGGCCAGGCGCTGCGCCATGGCTCGATGCTGCCGCGTGAGCTGGCCGGCCGTCCCGGCACCCATCCCGACGCACTGCTCATGGGCCCGGCCGACCCAACCAGCGGCCTGCCCGGCGCGGCCGAACGCGCCCTGATCTACCGCCGCCCCTGGGACGAACCCCTCACCCGCGCCATGAAGGGCATGCCGTCGCTTGCCGAACAGGCGGCTGAGCTGTGTCGCCGCCGCGCCGTGCCCCTCGCACTGCTCACCAACGGTCGCCTGTGGGTCCTCGTCCACGCCCGGCCCGCGGCACCAACCTCCGTCGCAGTCTTCGACGCCGACACCTGGTCCGAAGAGCCGCTACTGCTGCGCGCCCTCGCCTCACTGCTCGGTGTCCGCTGCGCCGCGATCGCACCCAAGAGCCGCGACGGCGAGGACACCGACTCTCTTGCCGCCCTGTTCACCCGCACCGCCGACGACACCACCGCCGTCACCAAAACCCTCGGCAACCAGGTCCGCGAAGCGGTCGAGCTCCTCGTCTCGGAACTCTCCCGCCTCAACCGAGAAGCCGACGGCACCGTGCTGGAGGGCGTCGCCCCGCGCACCGTCTACCGCGCGGCCCTGACCGTCATGATGCGTATCGTCTTCCTCCTGTACGCGGAGGAACAGGACCTGCTGCCCGCCGGCGACGAACTGTATGCGGACTCATACTCGGTCACGAAGCTCTACGACCGCCTCGACCAGGACGACGCCGCCATCGCGGACCGCTGGCAAGCGGCCTGGCCCACACTGCTCGCCACCTTCCGGGCCATCCACGGCGGCGCCCGCCACCCGGACATGTGGATTCCTGCGTACGGCGGATCACTGTTCGACCCGACCCGGTTCTCCTGGCTGGAACGTCTGAAGGTCACCGACCGCGTCGTCTTCGCCATGCTCGACGCGCTGATCAAGCTCAAGCGCACCACGTCCGCTGGCAAGGTCACCTCGACGGAACGCCTGTCATACAAGAGCCTCGACGTCGAACAGATCGGCCACGTCTACGAAGGCCTCCTCGAACACTCCGCAGTCCTGCTCGGCGAGACACACCTCGGCCTCAAGGGCAAAGCCGGCCTCGACGCCAAACTCACCGACCTCGAAACCTGGCACGGTACCGGCCGCCTCGACACCGAGGTTCCCAAGCTCGCCGGGCTGACGGCGAAGCAGTTCGCCACCGCACTCGCGACCGAGCCGGCGAGCGCCGACCTCGGCAAGCTCGACGCGGCCTGCGACAACGACCCTGCGCTCGCTGCCAGAGTCCGACCGTTCTTCGGTCTGCTGCGCACCGACCTGCGCGACGAACCCATCATCCACCCGGCCGGGACGGTCATCGTCACCCGGGTCGGCGACCGACGTGACCAGGGAACGCACTACACGCCCCGCTCCCTGGCTGAAGAGGTCGTCCTGCACACACTCGACCCGCTGTGCTTCTCGCCTGGCTCCCCGGAGGGCATCCCACGGCCTGCCGATGGGACGCAGCCAGCCGAATGGGCGGTGCGTCCGGCTTCTGAACTCCTGGCACTCAAGGTTCTCGACCCTGCGATGGGTTCCGGCGCGTTCCTCGTCTCCGCATGCCGGTACTTGTCCGAACGCGTCGTCGAAGCATGGGACCGGGACGGTCTGCCGGAAGCGGTCGCCACACGCCTCAGCGAACAGCGCGAGAACCGCGACGCACTGCTGCTCGAAGCCCGCCGCATGGTCGCCGACCGCTGCCTCTACGGCGTGGACATCGACGAGATGGCCGTGGAACTCGCCAAACTCTCACTGTGGCTCGTCACCCTCGCCAAGGGCCGCCCCTTCAACTTCGTTGACCACGCCCTGCGCTGTGGTGACTCCCTCATCGGGTGTCTCACGGCAGACCAGATTGAGGCATTCCATCTCGTGCCCAGCGATGGGCGCCGCATCAACGCCCGCCTCACCGGTGAGATCGACAAGGTCACTGGCCCGCTGCTCTCCCAGGCGGCGGAACTGCGCCGCGACATCGAAGCCCACGAAGTCATCGACATCCGCGACGCGCGGGAAAAAGCGAAGAAACTCGGCGAGGCCGAAGCCCTCACCGAACGTCTCCGCCTCGCCGCCGACGCCGTCGTCGCCGCTAAGCTCTCCACCGCGACGACCAAGTCCGACGACGCATACAACGACCGCCTTGGCTCTATCGCCGACCTCGTCGAACAAGCGCTCCTGGGAGACAAGGAAGCAGCGACCAGAGCCCGCACCATCATCGATGGCTGGCTCCTCGGCCCCAACGCTGGATCACGCACCGTCCCACTACGGCCGTTGCACTGGCCGCTTGAGTTCCCCGAGATCGTCGCCGACCCCGTTCGCGGCGGCCACCGCTTCGACGCGGTAGTGGGCAATCCACCATTCTCAGGCGGCAACCAACTCAGCGGCCGCATCGGCAAAGACGCCCACGAATACGTCGGCCAGATTGTCGCGGACGGCCACACTGAGGGTGGTCAAGTCGACCTCGTTGCCTACTTTCTGCTTCGCGAACTGACACTCATGCCGAGCGGTCGCCTCGGCATGATCGCAACGAAGACCATCGGCCAGGCAGGCACGCGTAAGGTTGGGCTCGCGCGCGTTGAAAGTCAGGACCGATCGATCTACCGCGCCATCAAGTCTCAGCCCTGGCCTGGCGGCGCGGCCGTCCACGTCGCGCTTGTCTGGGTCGGGAAGATGGGCGGCAAGGAGCAAACTGTCCTCGACGGAACGGTTGTTCTGGAGATTGATTCAAGCCTGACCAGGCCATCACGGGTCGTCGGCGAGCCGCACACGCTTGCGACCTTTGCTGGTCAAAGTTCTCAGGGCTGCAAGACAACTGGTACGGGCTTCCTCTTGGAACCAGCTGCAGCTCAGGCTCTTATTGCGAAGGATGAGCGTAACGCGAAGGTCATCTTCCCGTATCTCATCAATAATGAGGTAAACAACCAGCCGGACTCATCGGCAACACGTTGGGCTATCGACTTCAACGACATGCCCGAGGAGGAAGCACGAAAATACCCGGACGCGTTCTCAATCCTTGACGAGCGAGTCCGACCCGGGCGGCAGCGTAAGAAGCCGGATGGAAGCTTCCAATTGCGGAACCCGCTACCGCAGCGCTGGTGGCAGTACGAGGAGAAACGGCCAACGCTGCGCGTGACTATTGCCGAATACGAGCGCGTTCTTGTGATTGGTATGCACAGCAAGTACGGCCTGCCGAGCATTGTCCCGAATGGTCAGGTCTTCTCGCACTCTTTGTGTATCTTTTACACTTCTGACGTGACCGCCATGCTCGCGCTCCTGACCAGCGCTTGGCATTTTAACTGGTGGACCGTCAAAGGCGAGTCGACGATGAAATCGGACCCGCGCTATACGCCTTCCGATGGTTTCGACACGTTCCCACAGCCGGAGATCACCTCACGCATCCGTGCCGCCGGCGAGGAGTTGGACACTTACCGCCGCCATGTCCAGTTGACGCGGATACCACAGCTCGGTATGACCGATCTCTACAACGAAGTCCACAACCCGGAGAACCGTGACTCCGACATCCAGCGTCTGCGCGAGATCCACATCGAGATCGACGAGGCAGTCTCTGAGTCCTACCTCGCGCATCCCCTCGCTGCACAGTTCGGCTGGACGCCGCTGATCTTGAACCATGATTTCCACGAGACCACCCATGGCCTGCGTTGGAACGTTGATCCCGACATTCAGATCGAGATGAACGACCGTCTCCTCGAACTCAACCATGCCCTCTACGCGGATGAAGTCCGTCGCGGCCTCCACAACAGGAAAGGCTCCGCCAAGCCCAAGAAGGCCGTCGGTCCGAAGGAGACCCCGGATGATGCGCTGTTTTAA